In the genome of Apodemus sylvaticus chromosome 2, mApoSyl1.1, whole genome shotgun sequence, one region contains:
- the Lrrc61 gene encoding leucine-rich repeat-containing protein 61 yields MEPPGEKPGDASEELSITPQLLKSHSGEFALDSILLLKLRGLGVVDLGCLGECLNLEWLDLSGNALTHLGPLASLRQLAVLNVSNNRLTGLEPLAACENLQSLNAAGNLLSTPGQLQCLAGLQGLEHLRLRDPLARLSNPLCANPSYWAVVRELLPGLRVIDGERVSGRGSELYQLCRDLDSSLRSSPSPGPRAIEAQPWVEPGYWESWPIRSSSILEEACRQFQDTLQECHDLDQQAGDSLAQAQQALSPAGTTTSFVF; encoded by the coding sequence ATGGAGCCTCCTGGAGAGAAGCCAGGAGACGCCTCCGAGGAACTGAGTATCACACCCCAGCTGCTCAAGTCCCACTCTGGAGAGTTTGCCCTGGATTCCATCCTGTTGCTGAAACTTCGGGGTTTAGGGGTGGTGgacctgggttgtttgggggagTGCCTGAACCTTGAGTGGCTTGACCTATCAGGCAATGCGCTTACCCACCTGGGCCCACTGGCCTCCCTGCGCCAGCTGGCTGTGCTCAACGTCTCTAATAATCGGCTGACAGGGCTGGAGCCGCTAGCAGCCTGTGAGAACCTGCAGAGCCTCAACGCCGCTGGTAACCTGCTGAGCACTCCTGGCCAGCTGCAGTGTCTGGCTGGGCTGCAGGGCCTGGAGCACCTGAGGCTCCGGGACCCTTTGGCCCGGCTCAGCAACCCGCTATGTGCAAATCCGTCCTACTGGGCTGTGGTCCGAGAGCTACTGCCTGGCCTCAGAGTCATAGACGGGGAACGTGTGAGTGGGCGGGGCAGTGAGCTGTACCAGCTATGCCGAGACCTGGACAGTTCCTTGCGCTCCAGCCCCAGCCCGGGGCCCAGAGCCATCGAGGCCCAGCCATGGGTAGAGCCCGGCTACTGGGAGTCCTGGCCCATCCGGAGCAGCTCCATTCTGGAGGAGGCCTGCCGGCAGTTCCAGGACACACTGCAGGAATGCCATGACTTGGATCAGCAGGCCGGTGACAGCTTGGCCCAGGCCCAGCAGGCTCTTAGCCCTGCAGGAACCACAACTTCCTTTGTCTTCTGA
- the Rarres2 gene encoding retinoic acid receptor responder protein 2 isoform X2: MKCLLISLALSLGVVGMRGAELELTETQRRGLQVALEEFHKHPPVQWAFQEIGVDSAEDMLFPAGAFVRLEFKLQQTNCPKKDWKKPECTIKPNGRKRKCLACIKMDPKGKVLGRMVHCPILKQGLQEPQESQCSKIAQAGEDSRSYFLPGQFAFSRSLRSK, from the exons ATGAAGTGCCTGCTCATCTCCCTGGCCCTGAGTCTGGGCGTAGTGGGCATGCGTGGGGCAGAGCTTGAGCTCACCGAGACACAGCGCAGGGGCCTGCAGGTGGCTCTGGAGGAGTTCCACAAACACCCGCCTGTGCAGTGGGCCTTCCAAGAGATCGGGGTGGACAGCGCTGAGGACATG CTCTTCCCAGCTGGTGCCTTTGTGAGGTTGGAATTTAAGCTCCAGCAGACCAACTGTCCCAAGAAGGACTGGAAAAAGCCGGAGTGCACAATCAAACCAAATGGG agaaagcGGAAATGCCTGGCCTGTATCAAAATGGACCCCAAGGGTAAAGTTCTAGGACGGATGGTCCACTGCCCAATACTGAAGCAAGGGCTTCAG GAGCCCCAGGAGTCCCAGTGCAGTAAGATAGCACAGGCTGGTGAGGACTCCCGCAGTTACTTCCTCCCTGGACAGTTCGCCTTCTCCAGATCCCTGAGAAGCAAATAA
- the Rarres2 gene encoding retinoic acid receptor responder protein 2 isoform X1 has protein sequence MKCLLISLALSLGVVGMRGAELELTETQRRGLQVALEEFHKHPPVQWAFQEIGVDSAEDMLFPAGAFVRLEFKLQQTNCPKKDWKKPECTIKPNGRKRKCLACIKMDPKGKVLGRMVHCPILKQGLQQEPQESQCSKIAQAGEDSRSYFLPGQFAFSRSLRSK, from the exons ATGAAGTGCCTGCTCATCTCCCTGGCCCTGAGTCTGGGCGTAGTGGGCATGCGTGGGGCAGAGCTTGAGCTCACCGAGACACAGCGCAGGGGCCTGCAGGTGGCTCTGGAGGAGTTCCACAAACACCCGCCTGTGCAGTGGGCCTTCCAAGAGATCGGGGTGGACAGCGCTGAGGACATG CTCTTCCCAGCTGGTGCCTTTGTGAGGTTGGAATTTAAGCTCCAGCAGACCAACTGTCCCAAGAAGGACTGGAAAAAGCCGGAGTGCACAATCAAACCAAATGGG agaaagcGGAAATGCCTGGCCTGTATCAAAATGGACCCCAAGGGTAAAGTTCTAGGACGGATGGTCCACTGCCCAATACTGAAGCAAGGGCTTCAG CAGGAGCCCCAGGAGTCCCAGTGCAGTAAGATAGCACAGGCTGGTGAGGACTCCCGCAGTTACTTCCTCCCTGGACAGTTCGCCTTCTCCAGATCCCTGAGAAGCAAATAA